One window from the genome of Scyliorhinus torazame isolate Kashiwa2021f chromosome 3, sScyTor2.1, whole genome shotgun sequence encodes:
- the LOC140409519 gene encoding cytochrome c oxidase copper chaperone-like, protein MSELTVATSLGTVSAGKAEEKKPLKPCCACPETKKVRDACIIEKGEENCKDLIEAHKECMRALGFKI, encoded by the coding sequence ATGTCTGAATTAACCGTGGCTACATCATTGGGGACGGTGTCCGCTGGAAAGGCTGAGGAGAAGAAGCCTTTGAAACCATGTTGTGCGTGCCCTGAGACCAAGAAAGTCAGGGATGCCTGTATTATTGAGAAAGGGGAGGAGAACTGCAAAGACTTGATTGAAGCTCATAAAGAATGCATGAGGGCGTTGGGATTTAAGATCTGa